The sequence GGGCAAAGCGAGTGAGGTGGCGGGCTGTCGCAACGGCAGCCCGCAATGCCGCGATACGCAAGTGTTCCATCCGCTGAAGTGCGCGGACGCTCATGAAAAGGCCAGGGTGCCATGCCCCGGTTTTTCTGCCGGAGACACCGACAACCTTTCGACTGAGCGCAGTGACTGATGCCTGACAACGCCCTGCCAAGCGCCATCATCTGCCTTCCGTTCGTGGCCAGCGTCGTGGTGTTCCTGCTGCGTGGTCGCGGCCGCAGCCACAACCTGGCCGCGTGGCTGATGACCGGCACGGCGCTGCTCGGCCTGCTGCTTTCGCTCTGGCTGTATCCGGCGATCGCCGCCGGCAACGTGCTGCGCCAGCTGATCCCGTGGGCGCCGGGGCTGGGGCTGGACCTGGTGCTGCGGGTGGACGGTTTCAGCTGGTTGTTCATGCTGCTGATCTGCGGCATCGGCGCGCTGGTGGGCCTGTACGCCCGCTACTACATGTCGCCGGACGATCCGCTGGCGCGCTTCTTCGCGCTGCTGCTGGCGTTCATGGGCTCGATGCTGGGCATCGTGATGTCGGGCAACGTGATCCAGCTGGTGTTCTTCTGGGAGCTGACCAGCCTGTTCTCGTTCCTGCTGATCGGCTACTGGTACCGCGGACCTTCGGCGCGCGACGGCGCGCGGATGGCGCTGATCGTCACCTCCGGCGGCGGCCTGTGCCTGTTCGCTGGCGTGCTGCTGCTGGGGCATGTCGTGGGCAGCTACGACCTCGACGTGATCCTCGCCGCGGGCGATGCGGTGCGCGCGCATGCGCTGTACACGCCGACGCTGCTGCTGATACTGCTCGGCGCGTTCACCAAGAGCGCGCAGTTCCCGTTCCATTTCTGGCTGCCGCAGGCGATGTCGGCGCCGACGCCGGTGTCGGCCTACCTGCACTCGGCCACCATGGTGAAGGCCGGTGTGTTCCTGCTGGTGCGCTTCTGGCCGGTGCTGGGCGGCACCGATCAATGGTTCTGGATCGTCGGCGGAACGGGCCTGGTCACGCTGATCCTGGGTGCGTATTCGGCGATGTTCGAGCAGGACCTGAAAGGCGTGCTGGCCTATTCGACGATCAGCCACCTCGGCCTGATCACCATGCTGGTTGGCCTGGGCAGCGCGCTCGGCGTGGTCGCCGCGATCTTCCACATCGTCAACCACGCCACCTTCAAGGCCTCGCTGTTCATGGCTGCCGGCGCGGTCGACCACGAGGCCGGCACGCGCGACCTGCGCAAGCTCGGCGGGCTGCGTCGCTTCATGCCGGTCACCGCGACGCTGGCGCTGATCGCCGGTGCGGCGATGGCGGGCGTGCCGCTGCTGAATGGTTTCCTGTCGAAGGAGATGTTCTTCGCCGAGACGCTGGCCGCCCGCCAGGGCCCGTTGCTCGACACGGTTTCGGTGGTGGTCGCGGTGGCCGCCAGCGCGTTCGGCGTGACCTATTCGATCCGCTTCGTGCGCGGCGTGTTCTTCGGCCGCGTGCCCGCCAGCTTGCCGCGGCAACCGCATGAGCCGCCGCTGTGGATGCGTTTCCCGATCGGCTTCCTGGCGCTGGCCTGCCTGCTGGTGGGCGTGCTGCCGGCACGGGTGATCGGCCCGTCGCTGCGCGCGGCGGCGAGCTCGGTGCTGGGCGCCGGCCACCTGCCGGACTACAGCCTGGCGGTATGGCATGGCGTGACCACGCCGTTGCTGATGAGCATCTTCGCGTTCGTGGCGGGCTGCCTGCTGTACGTGCGTCTGCGCGGCTATTTTGCCGGGCGCGAGGTGGCGCCGCTGACCGGGCGGCTCAGCGGCAAGCGCATCTTCGAGCGCGTGCTGGCCGTGCTTGCCGCGGATATCCCGCAATGGATCGAGCGCCGCTACCCGAGCCGCCGGCTGCAGTCGCAGTTGCTGCTGATCGTGCTGCTGGCGCTGCTGGCCGGTGGTCTGGCCGCGACCAGCGCGCCGTTCGGCTTCCGACCGCGCTGGTCCAGCGTCGATCCGGCGTTCGCACTGCTGTGGCTGCTCGGCGCGGCCTGCGCGATTGGCGCGGCGAGCCAGGCCAAGTTCCACCGCCTCGCCGCGCTGGTGCTCACCGGCGGCGCGGGGCTGGTGTCGTGCGTCAGCTTCGTGTGGCTGTCGGCGCCGGACCTGGCGGCGACCCAGTTGCTGGTCGAGGTGGTCACCACGATCCTGATCCTGCTCGGCCTGCGCTGGTTGCCCAAGCGCATCGAGGGCCTGGCGCCGGAGAGCCGCACGCACCGTTTCCGCCGTCGCCGCGACGGACTGATCGCGATCGTGGTCGGCCTCGGCGTGGCCAGCCTAGCCTATGCGGCGATGATGCATCCGGTGGCCGACTCGATCTCGCGCTTCTTCCTCGAGCGCGCGTACACCGAGGGTGGCGGCCGCAACGTGGTCAACGTGATCCTGGTCGACTTCCGCGGCTTCGATACATTGGGCG is a genomic window of Rhodanobacter thiooxydans containing:
- a CDS encoding monovalent cation/H+ antiporter subunit A, which codes for MPDNALPSAIICLPFVASVVVFLLRGRGRSHNLAAWLMTGTALLGLLLSLWLYPAIAAGNVLRQLIPWAPGLGLDLVLRVDGFSWLFMLLICGIGALVGLYARYYMSPDDPLARFFALLLAFMGSMLGIVMSGNVIQLVFFWELTSLFSFLLIGYWYRGPSARDGARMALIVTSGGGLCLFAGVLLLGHVVGSYDLDVILAAGDAVRAHALYTPTLLLILLGAFTKSAQFPFHFWLPQAMSAPTPVSAYLHSATMVKAGVFLLVRFWPVLGGTDQWFWIVGGTGLVTLILGAYSAMFEQDLKGVLAYSTISHLGLITMLVGLGSALGVVAAIFHIVNHATFKASLFMAAGAVDHEAGTRDLRKLGGLRRFMPVTATLALIAGAAMAGVPLLNGFLSKEMFFAETLAARQGPLLDTVSVVVAVAASAFGVTYSIRFVRGVFFGRVPASLPRQPHEPPLWMRFPIGFLALACLLVGVLPARVIGPSLRAAASSVLGAGHLPDYSLAVWHGVTTPLLMSIFAFVAGCLLYVRLRGYFAGREVAPLTGRLSGKRIFERVLAVLAADIPQWIERRYPSRRLQSQLLLIVLLALLAGGLAATSAPFGFRPRWSSVDPAFALLWLLGAACAIGAASQAKFHRLAALVLTGGAGLVSCVSFVWLSAPDLAATQLLVEVVTTILILLGLRWLPKRIEGLAPESRTHRFRRRRDGLIAIVVGLGVASLAYAAMMHPVADSISRFFLERAYTEGGGRNVVNVILVDFRGFDTLGEISVLAIVALTVFGLLRRFRPAAESISAPLQQRRQVMPDAGEGGGAVDHSLTDYLMIPGLIIQLMFPVILLFGLHLFLRGHDLPGGGFVAGITVSVALILLYMARGARWVEAHLRVLPVRWIGAGLLLAVSTGVASLAFGRPFMTTYFQYLDLPLLGRIPLATAVLFDLGVFAVVVGATTLLLIALAHQSLRRPRQVPATGTGGQG